A region from the Streptomyces lydicus genome encodes:
- a CDS encoding ABC transporter ATP-binding protein, producing the protein MAGPPAVRIQGLWKKFGEQIAVNGIDLTLPAGRFIGLVGPNGAGKTTTLSMVTGLLRPDAGLVEIGGHDVWRDPVSVKSRIGVLPEGLRLFERLSGRELLGYIGRLRGLPGDEVDKRAGQLLDVLDLAGAQNKLVVDYSTGMRKKIGLAAALLHNPEILFLDEPFEGVDPVSAQTIRGVLERYTASGATVIFSSHVMELVESLCDWVAVIAAGRIRADGPLAEVRGEAPSLQDAFLELVGARDRGPGTNLDWLGGGGAR; encoded by the coding sequence GTGGCCGGCCCGCCCGCCGTCCGCATCCAGGGGCTGTGGAAGAAGTTCGGCGAGCAGATCGCCGTCAACGGCATCGATCTGACGCTGCCGGCCGGGCGCTTCATCGGTCTGGTCGGCCCCAACGGCGCCGGCAAGACCACCACGCTCTCCATGGTGACCGGCCTGCTGCGGCCGGACGCCGGGCTGGTCGAGATCGGCGGGCACGACGTCTGGCGCGACCCGGTGTCCGTCAAGTCCCGGATCGGGGTGCTGCCCGAGGGGCTGCGGCTCTTCGAACGGCTCTCCGGGCGTGAACTCCTCGGCTACATAGGCCGGTTGCGCGGGCTGCCGGGCGACGAGGTGGACAAGCGGGCCGGGCAGCTGCTGGACGTACTCGACCTGGCAGGCGCGCAGAACAAGCTGGTGGTGGACTACTCCACCGGTATGCGCAAGAAGATCGGGCTGGCGGCGGCGCTGCTGCACAACCCCGAAATCCTCTTCCTCGACGAGCCCTTCGAGGGCGTCGACCCGGTGTCGGCGCAGACCATCCGCGGGGTGCTGGAGCGCTATACCGCCTCCGGGGCGACCGTGATCTTCTCCAGCCATGTGATGGAGCTGGTCGAGTCGCTGTGCGACTGGGTCGCGGTGATCGCCGCCGGGCGGATCCGTGCGGACGGCCCGCTCGCCGAGGTACGGGGCGAGGCGCCCTCGCTGCAGGACGCGTTCCTCGAACTCGTCGGCGCACGGGACCGCGGCCCGGGAACCAACCTCGACTGGCTGGGCGGTGGCGGCGCCCGATGA
- a CDS encoding alpha/beta fold hydrolase yields the protein MVQRIDVTGAGGVGLAAWEFTDPPKIGGGLEESEQRPGVLLLHGLMGRASHWAATARRLSARHRPVALDQRGHGRSEKPAEGPYDREAYVDDAIAAVEQLGLAPVALVGHAMGALTAWQLAARRPDLVSALVICDMRASALGAASQREWTEWFRSWPVPFATLADVRKWFGEDDPTLERPRPARGEFFAEVMAERADGWRPVFSRRQMLTARETWVHDAHWEELAQVLCPTLVVRGLDAELGRAEAMEMVRVLPRGAYAEIPDAGHLLPWEHPDAWCAAIEPFLRTATMPG from the coding sequence ATGGTGCAGCGCATCGATGTCACAGGGGCCGGCGGTGTAGGCCTCGCCGCCTGGGAATTCACCGACCCGCCCAAGATCGGCGGTGGGCTGGAGGAGAGCGAGCAACGGCCTGGTGTACTCCTGCTCCATGGCCTGATGGGCCGCGCCTCGCACTGGGCGGCCACCGCGCGCCGTCTGAGCGCGCGCCACCGCCCCGTCGCGCTGGATCAGCGGGGCCACGGCCGCAGCGAGAAGCCCGCCGAGGGGCCGTACGACCGCGAGGCGTACGTCGATGACGCCATCGCGGCTGTCGAGCAGCTCGGCCTCGCCCCGGTCGCCCTTGTCGGGCACGCCATGGGTGCCCTGACGGCGTGGCAGTTAGCGGCCCGAAGACCGGATCTGGTCAGTGCGCTGGTCATCTGCGATATGCGGGCCTCGGCGCTCGGAGCGGCCTCGCAGCGCGAGTGGACCGAATGGTTCCGGTCCTGGCCGGTGCCGTTCGCGACCCTCGCGGACGTCCGCAAGTGGTTCGGCGAGGACGACCCGACCCTGGAGCGGCCCAGACCCGCCCGCGGCGAATTCTTCGCCGAGGTGATGGCCGAGCGCGCCGACGGCTGGCGCCCGGTCTTCTCCCGCCGGCAGATGCTCACCGCCCGCGAGACCTGGGTGCACGACGCCCATTGGGAAGAGCTCGCCCAGGTCCTGTGCCCGACCCTGGTCGTCCGCGGCCTCGATGCCGAACTGGGCCGTGCCGAGGCCATGGAGATGGTCCGGGTGCTGCCGCGTGGCGCCTACGCCGAAATCCCCGACGCCGGCCATCTGCTCCCCTGGGAACACCCCGACGCCTGGTGCGCCGCCATCGAGCCCTTTCTCCGTACGGCCACGATGCCCGGCTGA
- a CDS encoding transporter — translation MSTESPVATTGPAAAPSPSLTGVFVRLKLSLLRNGLRQSTGRALAYIASVVVGLLFTAGVVLGLIALRGTAHVGALVVLLTGILTLGWAVMPLFFPTGDETLDPTRLVMLPLRPRPLIVSLLVASLVGIGPVVTLALAAGSVIAVADGPAAAAVGVVAVVLVVLVCVSLARAVATASVRLLTSRRGRDLAVLGGLFIAIGAQGINIVAQKLGRPDGLSVLEPVGEVLRWVPPASAVSAVEDAGHGAYGRALAGLALAALALVLLLWWWQRTLTTLMTAPDSSTLQAVEKDSARRAGTQQRGLGRLLPDGRTCAVMLRTLRYAWRDPKSKMAWATALGVGLLLPAVSAAQGNGSIYTSFSASALLGSQMYNQFGQDTSAFWMVASTLATPRDAYRELRARACALALVAVPYVTLVVAGTAAVIGPWSDFVEVYGLSLAVLGALMATGALSSAVFPYSIPSEGNKNVAAGQAAIAWFSLFGGVLVGAVLCAPLLGLTIWLHVAGLHSLLWVLLPVGAVYGVGIAELGLRVAAPRVARRLPEILVAVSKA, via the coding sequence ATGAGCACCGAATCTCCCGTGGCGACCACGGGGCCGGCCGCCGCACCTTCCCCTTCCCTGACCGGCGTCTTCGTCCGGCTGAAGCTGTCGCTGCTGCGCAACGGGCTGCGGCAGTCCACCGGCCGCGCACTGGCGTATATCGCGTCCGTCGTCGTCGGTCTGCTGTTCACCGCCGGTGTGGTGCTGGGGCTGATCGCGCTGCGCGGCACCGCGCATGTCGGCGCGCTGGTCGTGCTGCTCACCGGGATCCTCACCCTGGGCTGGGCGGTGATGCCGCTGTTCTTCCCCACCGGGGACGAGACGCTGGATCCGACCCGGCTGGTGATGCTGCCGCTGCGGCCGCGGCCGCTGATCGTGTCGCTGCTGGTGGCCTCGCTCGTCGGCATCGGCCCGGTCGTCACCCTCGCGCTGGCGGCCGGCTCGGTGATCGCGGTCGCCGACGGCCCGGCCGCCGCGGCCGTGGGTGTGGTGGCCGTCGTCCTGGTGGTGCTGGTGTGCGTGTCGCTGGCACGGGCCGTCGCCACCGCGTCGGTGCGGCTGCTGACCAGCCGCCGTGGCCGTGATCTCGCCGTACTGGGCGGCCTGTTCATCGCCATCGGCGCCCAGGGCATCAATATCGTCGCCCAGAAGCTGGGCCGGCCGGACGGCCTGTCCGTATTGGAGCCGGTGGGCGAGGTACTGCGCTGGGTGCCGCCGGCCTCGGCGGTCAGTGCCGTCGAGGACGCCGGACACGGGGCGTACGGGCGGGCGCTGGCCGGCCTGGCGCTGGCGGCGCTGGCGCTGGTCCTGCTGCTGTGGTGGTGGCAGCGCACCCTGACCACCCTGATGACGGCCCCGGATTCCTCGACCCTCCAGGCGGTGGAGAAGGACAGCGCACGCCGGGCGGGCACGCAGCAGCGGGGGCTCGGGCGGCTGCTGCCGGACGGGCGGACCTGCGCGGTCATGCTCCGTACGCTGCGCTACGCCTGGCGCGACCCCAAGTCGAAGATGGCGTGGGCGACCGCGCTCGGCGTCGGCCTGCTGTTGCCGGCCGTCTCGGCGGCGCAGGGCAACGGCAGCATCTATACGTCGTTCTCGGCGTCGGCGCTGCTCGGGTCGCAGATGTACAACCAGTTCGGGCAGGACACCTCGGCGTTCTGGATGGTCGCCTCGACCCTCGCCACCCCGCGGGACGCCTACCGGGAACTGCGGGCGCGTGCCTGCGCGCTGGCGCTGGTGGCCGTCCCGTACGTCACGCTGGTCGTCGCCGGCACCGCCGCCGTCATCGGGCCGTGGTCGGACTTCGTGGAGGTCTACGGGCTCTCGCTGGCCGTGCTGGGTGCGCTGATGGCGACCGGGGCGCTGTCGTCGGCGGTCTTCCCGTACTCGATCCCCTCGGAGGGCAACAAGAACGTCGCGGCGGGACAGGCCGCGATCGCCTGGTTCAGCCTCTTCGGCGGGGTGCTGGTGGGCGCCGTGCTGTGCGCACCGCTGCTGGGCCTGACCATCTGGCTGCATGTCGCCGGGCTGCACTCGCTGCTGTGGGTGCTGCTGCCGGTGGGCGCGGTCTACGGCGTGGGCATCGCGGAGCTGGGACTCCGGGTGGCGGCGCCCCGGGTGGCGCGGCGGCTACCGGAGATTCTGGTGGCGGTGAGCAAGGCCTGA